Below is a genomic region from Pseudomonadota bacterium.
ACCTTCTGGTTCGAAGGAATTTCCTTCTTCTGTTGAAATTTGATGCCAATTAACGCCGCAGTAATGCTCTAGGATTTTGAAGATTGGATTTCCAGTAGTGAGATCTTCGTACACCATGTCTGTGCAGTAAATGTTGAGCGGCGTTTTAGATTCCCGGAGCATGAACAGGCCGGTGGTATGATCTATTTGTGCATCTAAAAGTACGATGGATCTGAACGCGGTGTCACGGATTGATCGAGCCGGTTGTGACTCAGGGAACTGCTGAAATTGAGTAAGAATATCTGGAGAGGCGTTGAATAAAAGCCAATCAACATCATTACTACTGACTGCAATAGAGGATTGGGTGCGACGTTTCGCCTTGATAGTTCCTTTTCGGACGCCATCACAATTGGGGCAATTGCAGTTCCATTGGGGGAATCCACCGCCAGCTGCCGAACCAAGAACTCTTACTCTCATACGTATTACTCTCTATTCTTTGTTTACTCTACTAAATAAGGAAAGCCCCTGAAACAGGGGCTTTCCTTCACATACATTCGAAACAGAAATTATCTGTTTGCGATGTACATGGTGACTTCGAAACCGAAACGCATTTCGGTATACTCAGGCTTTGTCCACATGTTAAATACCTCCAAAAAAATTTTAAAACGGACCAGTTACCAACTTTTGAGTTGCTTCCTGGCCGCCATGTCGCTACAGTTTCATTACTCACAATGCAAGCTTTTTAGTTACTTTAGTTCCATGACAACAGGATTGTGAAGGTCTTGCCAGTTATACTCTGTAGAAAATTCAGCAAATCGTTCTCATGATTATCATTAGTTTGAAGCCGTATCAATTGACGGTTTGGGATTACAGCGGGAAGTATTCGAGGCGTTTGGCACACTAATGTCAGTTGAGAGTATAAATGGCCACAACAGTGGAATGCTTTGGGGGCTCCTTGCATCGGTACTGCTGCACGTGCTCGTCGTTCTTACGTTGCCGGGATTTGAAGTTAGGTTTGACGATCAGAGGGATTTTCTAACTGTTCAGATCGACTCGACTTCCGAACCTGAGCTCTTCAAAACGGTTAAACCAGAGCCAGAAAAGGTGATCGAACCGGTTATTCCGTCGGTGCCAGTGGCGCCTAAGCCCGCTAAACGAAGTATTCAGCCTCAAAGACAATCAGAACGGGTGTCGACTGCGGTCGTTCCACCTGTTCCTAATGTGCCGCAAGAGAGCGTTCCCGATAATATACCTGTGCTGCAGGCTCCTAAGCGGACATCGTCGGTAATTCTTCAACGACCAGAACTAGATAATCCAATTAGGCGTAGGCAGACGAACAATCTAGCCGCGCCTCCGCGGCCTGTGGCTCCGGTTGAGCCTCTGACTGCGGTTGAGCCTGTAGTGCCAGTGGCGCCTCTGACTGCGGTTGAGCCTGTGGTGCCAGTGGCGCCTAAGGTTGACAGGCAATTGGAACTTGAAGCTGTTGAGGGGTATCGTAGACAAGTGCACGCTTCATTGCAGCAATTACTTCAAGCAGATCAAAGGCTGGGTCGTTCAAAAGTAGATGAGAAACATAAAGGAGCAAAATTTAAGATTAGTATCAGCTTTGATGATCAAGGGGAAATCATTGACTGGAAAGTTACAGAAGAGAGTCAATTTAAGTGGCTTGATAACTACTATTTGAAATTAATTAAACGGTTGGTCGACAAAGGGGAGTTTCCGGCGCCACCGGTTGAGCGGTTGACTACTACAGTTGTGACTATTCCAATTGAGGTGAAGTAAATTTAATCTCTGTAAACCTATAAAAAA
It encodes:
- the pqqA gene encoding pyrroloquinoline quinone precursor peptide PqqA, with product MWTKPEYTEMRFGFEVTMYIANR